One Glycine max cultivar Williams 82 chromosome 4, Glycine_max_v4.0, whole genome shotgun sequence DNA segment encodes these proteins:
- the LOC100797434 gene encoding LOW QUALITY PROTEIN: putative methyltransferase At1g22800, mitochondrial (The sequence of the model RefSeq protein was modified relative to this genomic sequence to represent the inferred CDS: inserted 1 base in 1 codon; deleted 2 bases in 2 codons): MARRKRIRNNGFMCFSLNENESTQRDPAAWLTPSHDPLLHTVAQNLLDLLQXSFSYLVSFPSLLNSNFNSLSAPPAPGGVEKLIAMDDSYDMLQACKNAHHNAAVETHFLVADQEFLPMILFHVTLFCFGLFLLIYWFVCSSVDLVVSCLGLHWTNLPGAMIQSRLALKPDGLFLAAILGGETLKELKIACTLAQMEREGGISPRVLSPLAQVRDAVNLLTRAGFTLPGVDVDEYVVKYETALELIKHFRAMGETNALSQMNNILKRDTALATAAIYDSMFSAEDGTVPATFQVIKIEDSFLTKPVV; this comes from the exons ATGGCGAGAAGGAAAAGAATAAGGAACAATGGGTTTATGTGCTTCTCTCTCAATG AAAATGAGAGCACACAACGTGACCCAGCTGCATGGTTGACTCCCTCACACGACCCTCTTCTTCACACCGTCGCTCAAAATCTCTTGGACCTCTTGC GTTCCTTTAGCTACTTAGTTAGCTTCCCTTCCCTTCTAAATTCCAACTTCAATTCTCTTTCCGCTCCTCCTG CCCCAGGTGGCGTTGAAAAGCTTATTGCCATGGATGACTCCTATGATATGCTTCAAGCCTGTAAAAATGCTCACCACAATGCCGCAGTCGAGACCCACTTTCTTGTTGCTGACCAAGAGTTTCTGCCTATGATTTTATTTCATGTCACGCTTTTCTGTTTTGGATTGTTCTTACTTATATATTGGTTTGTTTGCAGCTCTGTGGATTTGGTTGTTAGTTGCTTGGGACTACACTGGACTAATCTGCCTGGAGCAATGATACAG TCTAGATTGGCATTGAAGCCTGATGGCTTATTTTTAGCAGCTATTCTTGGTGGAGAAACATTGAA GGAGCTCAAAATAGCTTGTACGTTGGCACAAATGGAGCGTGAAGGAGGGATCAGTCCCCGAGTA CTATCACCTTTGGCACAG GTTCGAGATGCTGTGAATCTT TTGACTAGGGCAGGTTTCACCCTTCCaggtgttgatgttgatgagtATGTAGTTAAATATGAAA CAGCTCTGGAGCTTATAAAACATTTCCGTGCAATGGGTGAAACAAATGCTCTTTCTCAAATGAACAAT ATCCTAAAGAGGGACACAGCGTTAGCAACTGCAGCTATTTATGATTCAATGTTTTCTGCAGAAGATGGCACTGTACCTGCAACCTTCCAGGTAATCAAAATAGAGGATTCATTCTTAACAAAACCAGTAGTGTAG